The Cyprinus carpio isolate SPL01 chromosome A5, ASM1834038v1, whole genome shotgun sequence genome has a segment encoding these proteins:
- the LOC109061934 gene encoding KN motif and ankyrin repeat domain-containing protein 1-like isoform X1, whose translation MTQETQFHLNQQDWNEISADNFQSSPFSIDTPYGYQLDLDFVKYVDDIERSDTIRRLHFNKRPGVANAASEPQRIVNPAHWTSSESLSSVSSDEAKKTSPSSSSSSSSINRRRPPLPHSKPKSSSKRPEVPQDPVTSQRDVHGTATPATQNPTPNKANPLVEKTLMETCKRLEHEKGPPEPQPRRRLASFGGIGSSGTLSPYTGWSTLNQGAKMTVLDQPRQGTLLMGNPLKISPSSSGRASPVSGVSPLHLQMVRDQMAAALRRLKDMEEQVKAIPVLQVKISVLQEEKRQLTALVKSQDEAQKSSSSTDKNLQEMNSKPAMEDWEHSAISGLTDFQQLSVEMQLLERKIQDARIESSAFKMRDRKSVAVGDDRSIDEVVVIHQDKLNFCKDVAVDAKPETQSVAVSITETMLGVVSDKEAETQLQQQTIQHLSERIQILEAELKEAMLKAEMGQLRSELRQAEARNRADKSSSAHPQVNCTATQTGSQTRTLGVGNHTNLVHSAVGGGLERISIGVGVSCKPEVKVASSGPDTPMEEWEMRKRVEQKDQCVGSKCVATRSQGVGTTVCMCDAATVTLETMENKRSIYSQTVGSGDCTVDVDVRSVKSLISQGTVTDPVRRVDLGVMAIPQTVSQRTSTAFCTVSRSTSTLQPCISETSTNTKHTLTRERHTNTAHAMTRSLAVGDGKVCNCEAAVQMRSVGTTACLDRRTSTPAVPKVMTRDVGVGMANINENLLIGLHTRNIACGPSRLPDPVKTRSIGVEVGDGRIRNSEGEMFVQTEPGLDHYIDRMQKLLKEQQDLLTDSHPGSKHEVILQPHGVLVEQTGGTAQNQTSNETSRVKEKNQMQLQMSAALHGSPSDDRCLRSIMKRKSTNLKSTDSVNPKPASHGGIVGPLSEGGDSEDEEKKKREKREKEGSTKDKMKIPKRKERYKFSERMLSACQTLEVHLNGSKVISNRELRSCLSTVQQEWFCVSSQKRACPQIVQDFLFACRHVSPEVLCYVANMADQNGNTALHYSVSHSNFSIVKILLAAGVCNVDNQNKAGYTPIMLASLAAVETKDDMMAVQELFSRGDVNAKASQAGQTALMLAVSHGRLDMVRALLAAGAEVNIQDDEGSTALMCAGEHGHADIVKLLLAQPGCDATLTDNDESTALSIALEAGHKDIAMLLYAHVNYSKGQPRFLFVCVNVHPQGSPRSKTPPVARISSSD comes from the exons ATGACTCAAGAAACACAGTTCCACCTTAATCAACAAG ACTGGAATGAGATCTCTGCTGATAATTTTCAGAGTAGCCCGTTCAGCATTGATACACCATATGGGTACCAGCTTGACTTAGACTTTGTTAAATACGTGGATGATATTGAGCGAAGTGACACCATTCGCCGACTGCATTTTAACAAGCGGCCGGGGGTGGCAAATGCTGCCTCTGAGCCTCAGCGCATCGTAAACCCCGCACACTGGACTTCCTCAGAGTCTTTGTCCTCAGTGAGCAGTGATGAAGCCAAGAAAACCTCTCCctcttcatcctcttcatcttcttctATTAACAGAAGAAGACCCCCACTTCCCCATTCCAAACCTAAATCCTCCAGTAAAAGACCAGAGGTCCCTCAAGACCCAGTCACTTCTCAGAGGGATGTACATGGGACGGCTACCCCGGCCACACAAAATCCTACCCCAAACAAAGCAAATCCTCTAGTGGAAAAGACTTTGATGGAAACGTGCAAGCGTTTGGAACATGAGAAAGGACCTCCAGAACCACAGCCACGGCGTAGACTGGCCAGTTTTGGTGGTATTGGCTCTAGTGGTACCCTGTCTCCATACACAGGCTGGAGTACCCTAAATCAAGGTGCTAAGATGACAGTCCTAGACCAGCCCAGGCAAGGTACATTGTTAATGGGGAACCCCCTTAAAATCAGCCCCTCAAGCTCCGGCCGGGCATCTCCAGTGAGCGGTGTGAGCCCACTCCACCTGCAGATGGTCAGGGATCAGATGGCAGCTGCTTTACGAAGGTTAAAGGACATGGAGGAGCAAGTGAAGGCCATTCCTGTCCTACAGGTGAAGATTTCTGTTTTGCAGGAAGAAAAGAGACAACTGACTGCCTTGGTCAAGAGCCAAGATGAAGCTCAAAAATCAAGCTCTAGCACGGACAAAAATTTACAAGAAATGAACAGCAAACCAGCGATGGAGGATTGGGAGCACAGTGCCATCTCTGGTCTGACAGATTTTCAACAGCTCAGTGTTGAAATGCAGCTGCTTGAAAGGAAGATCCAAGATGCACGTATTGAATCCTCGGCTTTCAAGATGAGGGATCGAAAGTCTGTTGCAGTTGGAGATGACAGGAGCATCGATGAAGTTGTTGTCATTCATCAAGACAAATTAAACTTTTGTAAGGATGTTGCTGTTGATGCCAAACCTGAGACTCAGTCAGTGGCTGTCAGCATCACTGAGACTATGCTCGGGGTGGTATCCGATAAGGAAGCAGAAACCCAGTTGCAGCAGCAAACCATTCAGCATTTAAGTGAGCGGATTCAGATACTGGAGGCTGAGCTTAAAGAAGCAATGCTCAAGGCAGAAATGGGTCAGCTGAGGAGTGAACTGCGGCAAGCAGAAGCGAGAAACCGTGCCGACAAGAGTTCCTCCGCGCACCCGCAGGTAAACTGCACTGCCACCCAGACTGGGTCGCAAACTCGGACTCTTGGGGTTGGAAACCACACCAACCTTGTGCATTCTGCTGTTGGAGGAGGACTAGAGCGGATTTCCATTGGTGTTGGAGTTTCCTGCAAACCTGAGGTGAAGGTTGCATCGTCTGGCCCGGATACACCTATGGAAGAGTGGGAAATGCGCAAAAGAGTAGAGCAAAAAGATCAGTGTGTTGGAAGCAAGTGTGTGGCAACACGCAGTCAAGGTGTTGGGACGACAGTGTGCATGTGTGATGCTGCTACAGTCACTTTAGAGACAATGGAGAACAAGAGAAGCATTTACAGCCAAACAGTGGGCAGTGGTGACTGCACTGTCGATGTGGATGTCAGGTCGGTCAAATCACTAATTTCCCAAGGAACTGTCACTGACCCAGTTCGAAGGGTTGACCTGGGTGTAATGGCAATCCCACAGACCGTATCTCAGCGTACCAGCACAGCATTTTGCACCGTCTCACGCAGCACCAGCACTTTGCAGCCCTGTATCTCTGAAACCAGCACCAACACAAAGCACACACTCACCAGGGAAAGACATACCAACACAGCACACGCAATGACCCGATCTCTAGCAGTTGGAGATGGGAAGGTTTGCAACTGTGAGGCTGCTGTTCAAATGCGCTCTGTTGGAACCACTGCATGCTTGGATAGAAGAACAAGCACCCCTGCTGTTCCTAAAGTTATGACACGTGACGTGGGTGTTGGAATGGCAAATATCAATGAGAATCTCCTCATCGGACTCCATACACGCAATATTGCATGTGGTCCATCCCGTCTGCCAGATCCGGTCAAGACACGTAGCATTGGTGTAGAAGTGGGAGATGGAAGAATACGCAACTCAGAGGGAGAGATGTTTGTGCAGACCGAGCCTGGGCTTGACCATTATATAGATCGCATGCAAAAATTACTCAAAGAACAACAGGACCTGTTAACCGACAGTCACCCTGGGTCAAAACATGAGGTCATTCTCCAGCCCCATGGTGTTTTAGTTGAACAAACTGGAG GCACTGCACAAAACCAGACATCAAATGAGACTTCAAGAGTTAAAGAAAAGAATCAAATGCAGTTGCAGATGTCTGCTGCTCTTCatg GCTCACCCAGTGATGATCGCTGTCTCAGGTCCATCATGAAAAGGAAAAGCACCAATCTGAAGTCCACAGATAGTGTGAACCCTAAGCCTGCCTCACATGG AGGTATTGTGGGCCCCTTGTCCGAGGGTGGTGATTCTGAGgatgaagagaagaaaaaaagagaaaagagggaGAAAGAGGGGAGTACCAAAGATAAAATGAAGATTCCCAAGAGAAAAGAAAG GTATAAATTTAGTGAGAGGATGCTTTCTGCCTGCCAGACTCTGGAGGTTCACCTCAATGGCAGCAAGGTCATATCTAACAGAGAACTG cGTTCCTGTCTGAGCACAGTGCAGCAGGAGTGGTTCTGTGTGTCCAGTCAGAAGAGGGCATGCCCACAGATTGTGCAGGACTTCCTCTTCGCTTGTCGCCATGTCTCGCCAGAGGTCCTGTGCTATGTGGCCAACATGGCTGACCAAAATGGCAACACAGCCCTCCACTACAGTGTGTCACACTCTAATTTCAGCATAGTAAAGATTCTGCTTGCTGCAG GAGTATGTAATGTTGATAATCAGAATAAGGCCGGTTATACTCCCATAATGCTTGCCTCCCTGGCTGCCGTGGAAACGAAAGACGACATGATGGCGGTGCAAGAACTCTTCAGCAGAGGAGATGTTAATGCCAAGGCCAGCCAG GCTGGTCAGACAGCTCTCATGCTAGCAGTCAGTCATGGGCGTTTAGATATGGTCAGGGCTCTTCTGGCTGCTGGGGCAGAGGTCAACATCCAGGATGATGAGGGGTCAACTGCTCTAATGTGTGCTGGTGAACATGGCCATGCTGACATAGTCAAACTCTTACTGGCCCAACCAGGCTGTGATGCCACACTGACTGACAAT GATGAGAGCACTGCTCTGTCCATTGCTCTGGAGGCTGGACACAAAGACATCGCTATGCTTCTCTATGCCCATGTCAACTACTCAAAGGGCCAACCTAGG tttctgtttgtgtgtgtgaatgttcatCCACAGGGATCCCCTCGAAGCAAGACTCCACCTGTTGCACGCATAAGCtcttctgactga
- the LOC109061934 gene encoding KN motif and ankyrin repeat domain-containing protein 1-like isoform X2 yields the protein MTQETQFHLNQQDWNEISADNFQSSPFSIDTPYGYQLDLDFVKYVDDIERSDTIRRLHFNKRPGVANAASEPQRIVNPAHWTSSESLSSVSSDEAKKTSPSSSSSSSSINRRRPPLPHSKPKSSSKRPEVPQDPVTSQRDVHGTATPATQNPTPNKANPLVEKTLMETCKRLEHEKGPPEPQPRRRLASFGGIGSSGTLSPYTGWSTLNQGAKMTVLDQPRQGTLLMGNPLKISPSSSGRASPVSGVSPLHLQMVRDQMAAALRRLKDMEEQVKAIPVLQVKISVLQEEKRQLTALVKSQDEAQKSSSSTDKNLQEMNSKPAMEDWEHSAISGLTDFQQLSVEMQLLERKIQDARIESSAFKMRDRKSVAVGDDRSIDEVVVIHQDKLNFCKDVAVDAKPETQSVAVSITETMLGVVSDKEAETQLQQQTIQHLSERIQILEAELKEAMLKAEMGQLRSELRQAEARNRADKSSSAHPQVNCTATQTGSQTRTLGVGNHTNLVHSAVGGGLERISIGVGVSCKPEVKVASSGPDTPMEEWEMRKRVEQKDQCVGSKCVATRSQGVGTTVCMCDAATVTLETMENKRSIYSQTVGSGDCTVDVDVRSVKSLISQGTVTDPVRRVDLGVMAIPQTVSQRTSTAFCTVSRSTSTLQPCISETSTNTKHTLTRERHTNTAHAMTRSLAVGDGKVCNCEAAVQMRSVGTTACLDRRTSTPAVPKVMTRDVGVGMANINENLLIGLHTRNIACGPSRLPDPVKTRSIGVEVGDGRIRNSEGEMFVQTEPGLDHYIDRMQKLLKEQQDLLTDSHPGSKHEVILQPHGVLVEQTGGTAQNQTSNETSRVKEKNQMQLQMSAALHGSPSDDRCLRSIMKRKSTNLKSTDSVNPKPASHGGIVGPLSEGGDSEDEEKKKREKREKEGSTKDKMKIPKRKERYKFSERMLSACQTLEVHLNGSKVISNRELRSCLSTVQQEWFCVSSQKRACPQIVQDFLFACRHVSPEVLCYVANMADQNGNTALHYSVSHSNFSIVKILLAAGVCNVDNQNKAGYTPIMLASLAAVETKDDMMAVQELFSRGDVNAKASQAGQTALMLAVSHGRLDMVRALLAAGAEVNIQDDEGSTALMCAGEHGHADIVKLLLAQPGCDATLTDNDESTALSIALEAGHKDIAMLLYAHVNYSKGQPRGSPRSKTPPVARISSSD from the exons ATGACTCAAGAAACACAGTTCCACCTTAATCAACAAG ACTGGAATGAGATCTCTGCTGATAATTTTCAGAGTAGCCCGTTCAGCATTGATACACCATATGGGTACCAGCTTGACTTAGACTTTGTTAAATACGTGGATGATATTGAGCGAAGTGACACCATTCGCCGACTGCATTTTAACAAGCGGCCGGGGGTGGCAAATGCTGCCTCTGAGCCTCAGCGCATCGTAAACCCCGCACACTGGACTTCCTCAGAGTCTTTGTCCTCAGTGAGCAGTGATGAAGCCAAGAAAACCTCTCCctcttcatcctcttcatcttcttctATTAACAGAAGAAGACCCCCACTTCCCCATTCCAAACCTAAATCCTCCAGTAAAAGACCAGAGGTCCCTCAAGACCCAGTCACTTCTCAGAGGGATGTACATGGGACGGCTACCCCGGCCACACAAAATCCTACCCCAAACAAAGCAAATCCTCTAGTGGAAAAGACTTTGATGGAAACGTGCAAGCGTTTGGAACATGAGAAAGGACCTCCAGAACCACAGCCACGGCGTAGACTGGCCAGTTTTGGTGGTATTGGCTCTAGTGGTACCCTGTCTCCATACACAGGCTGGAGTACCCTAAATCAAGGTGCTAAGATGACAGTCCTAGACCAGCCCAGGCAAGGTACATTGTTAATGGGGAACCCCCTTAAAATCAGCCCCTCAAGCTCCGGCCGGGCATCTCCAGTGAGCGGTGTGAGCCCACTCCACCTGCAGATGGTCAGGGATCAGATGGCAGCTGCTTTACGAAGGTTAAAGGACATGGAGGAGCAAGTGAAGGCCATTCCTGTCCTACAGGTGAAGATTTCTGTTTTGCAGGAAGAAAAGAGACAACTGACTGCCTTGGTCAAGAGCCAAGATGAAGCTCAAAAATCAAGCTCTAGCACGGACAAAAATTTACAAGAAATGAACAGCAAACCAGCGATGGAGGATTGGGAGCACAGTGCCATCTCTGGTCTGACAGATTTTCAACAGCTCAGTGTTGAAATGCAGCTGCTTGAAAGGAAGATCCAAGATGCACGTATTGAATCCTCGGCTTTCAAGATGAGGGATCGAAAGTCTGTTGCAGTTGGAGATGACAGGAGCATCGATGAAGTTGTTGTCATTCATCAAGACAAATTAAACTTTTGTAAGGATGTTGCTGTTGATGCCAAACCTGAGACTCAGTCAGTGGCTGTCAGCATCACTGAGACTATGCTCGGGGTGGTATCCGATAAGGAAGCAGAAACCCAGTTGCAGCAGCAAACCATTCAGCATTTAAGTGAGCGGATTCAGATACTGGAGGCTGAGCTTAAAGAAGCAATGCTCAAGGCAGAAATGGGTCAGCTGAGGAGTGAACTGCGGCAAGCAGAAGCGAGAAACCGTGCCGACAAGAGTTCCTCCGCGCACCCGCAGGTAAACTGCACTGCCACCCAGACTGGGTCGCAAACTCGGACTCTTGGGGTTGGAAACCACACCAACCTTGTGCATTCTGCTGTTGGAGGAGGACTAGAGCGGATTTCCATTGGTGTTGGAGTTTCCTGCAAACCTGAGGTGAAGGTTGCATCGTCTGGCCCGGATACACCTATGGAAGAGTGGGAAATGCGCAAAAGAGTAGAGCAAAAAGATCAGTGTGTTGGAAGCAAGTGTGTGGCAACACGCAGTCAAGGTGTTGGGACGACAGTGTGCATGTGTGATGCTGCTACAGTCACTTTAGAGACAATGGAGAACAAGAGAAGCATTTACAGCCAAACAGTGGGCAGTGGTGACTGCACTGTCGATGTGGATGTCAGGTCGGTCAAATCACTAATTTCCCAAGGAACTGTCACTGACCCAGTTCGAAGGGTTGACCTGGGTGTAATGGCAATCCCACAGACCGTATCTCAGCGTACCAGCACAGCATTTTGCACCGTCTCACGCAGCACCAGCACTTTGCAGCCCTGTATCTCTGAAACCAGCACCAACACAAAGCACACACTCACCAGGGAAAGACATACCAACACAGCACACGCAATGACCCGATCTCTAGCAGTTGGAGATGGGAAGGTTTGCAACTGTGAGGCTGCTGTTCAAATGCGCTCTGTTGGAACCACTGCATGCTTGGATAGAAGAACAAGCACCCCTGCTGTTCCTAAAGTTATGACACGTGACGTGGGTGTTGGAATGGCAAATATCAATGAGAATCTCCTCATCGGACTCCATACACGCAATATTGCATGTGGTCCATCCCGTCTGCCAGATCCGGTCAAGACACGTAGCATTGGTGTAGAAGTGGGAGATGGAAGAATACGCAACTCAGAGGGAGAGATGTTTGTGCAGACCGAGCCTGGGCTTGACCATTATATAGATCGCATGCAAAAATTACTCAAAGAACAACAGGACCTGTTAACCGACAGTCACCCTGGGTCAAAACATGAGGTCATTCTCCAGCCCCATGGTGTTTTAGTTGAACAAACTGGAG GCACTGCACAAAACCAGACATCAAATGAGACTTCAAGAGTTAAAGAAAAGAATCAAATGCAGTTGCAGATGTCTGCTGCTCTTCatg GCTCACCCAGTGATGATCGCTGTCTCAGGTCCATCATGAAAAGGAAAAGCACCAATCTGAAGTCCACAGATAGTGTGAACCCTAAGCCTGCCTCACATGG AGGTATTGTGGGCCCCTTGTCCGAGGGTGGTGATTCTGAGgatgaagagaagaaaaaaagagaaaagagggaGAAAGAGGGGAGTACCAAAGATAAAATGAAGATTCCCAAGAGAAAAGAAAG GTATAAATTTAGTGAGAGGATGCTTTCTGCCTGCCAGACTCTGGAGGTTCACCTCAATGGCAGCAAGGTCATATCTAACAGAGAACTG cGTTCCTGTCTGAGCACAGTGCAGCAGGAGTGGTTCTGTGTGTCCAGTCAGAAGAGGGCATGCCCACAGATTGTGCAGGACTTCCTCTTCGCTTGTCGCCATGTCTCGCCAGAGGTCCTGTGCTATGTGGCCAACATGGCTGACCAAAATGGCAACACAGCCCTCCACTACAGTGTGTCACACTCTAATTTCAGCATAGTAAAGATTCTGCTTGCTGCAG GAGTATGTAATGTTGATAATCAGAATAAGGCCGGTTATACTCCCATAATGCTTGCCTCCCTGGCTGCCGTGGAAACGAAAGACGACATGATGGCGGTGCAAGAACTCTTCAGCAGAGGAGATGTTAATGCCAAGGCCAGCCAG GCTGGTCAGACAGCTCTCATGCTAGCAGTCAGTCATGGGCGTTTAGATATGGTCAGGGCTCTTCTGGCTGCTGGGGCAGAGGTCAACATCCAGGATGATGAGGGGTCAACTGCTCTAATGTGTGCTGGTGAACATGGCCATGCTGACATAGTCAAACTCTTACTGGCCCAACCAGGCTGTGATGCCACACTGACTGACAAT GATGAGAGCACTGCTCTGTCCATTGCTCTGGAGGCTGGACACAAAGACATCGCTATGCTTCTCTATGCCCATGTCAACTACTCAAAGGGCCAACCTAGG GGATCCCCTCGAAGCAAGACTCCACCTGTTGCACGCATAAGCtcttctgactga